Genomic window (Daucus carota subsp. sativus chromosome 5, DH1 v3.0, whole genome shotgun sequence):
AAGACATAAGAtgatgtatattaaattattcccTCAATAAGATGAAGTAAACATAATAATCTAGTAAGATGAATCAAACCAAATTATTCCCTCAATGACTATCTATTAAATCAACTAAAATTAGCATTAGGTAAATGTCTTTGTATAAAACTGCCCTTAACTCAATAATTAAGTGTTTGTACTATTAATAAATGACAAATCTTGAAACATAATAAGGAATGACATATATTAACTGTTCCCGTAATGAATCATCGATAAACGACAAATCTTGGAAACAAAATACGAACAAGATTACATATATTGAAATTGTTCCCGCAGTGTTGAGCCTACTGCCTACCCTCCACCCTTGTTACGCCTTTTTTGATCGCTACTTTGTAGGGCTCTTGTTGTTCAAGAAGTGCTCATCTCAACATTTCTGACAGTTGGTGTATTGTTACAGCATATCGGAACAATGTGTATGGATAATCTTAGCTTGAGCTGCatatttaaattaccaaactatAAATGTCACTCCGTCAGTAATCTGCAACAATGTCAAGGTATACATTAATATTCGTTTTGTTTGTGTGAAGCTGAAGCAGCAGCATGAGTTGATATATAAGGGAATGGTTGCAGAGTTTATTAATCCTGCTGATTGACAGGGTGAAGATATTCCTAGTCATGAAATGATGAGATCTCTATGTAAATAATGGCGCGAATTACTGCCAAGGCGCTTACTTTTCTGAGATCCGTGAGTGGAATGGTTGTGCTGGTTTAGTTTTTGTTTCCTTTTTTCTCTTGGTGCTCATAGAATAGCTTAGATGTTCTTGGTTTAATTTAGTTAATAGTTAGTGTTGTTTCATTTCCAACCTTAGGtgaattgatgatgattttgtaTATGGTgaactttaaaatttatataagagGGTTCTCAAATGATTTTTGCACACCTTCACTTGTATCTGGGCATGTTTCAAGCAAAATAGTGCAGAAATCAAAAGACTATATACATGATGGGCAATAGTCTCAGCATATGATTGTCAGGGATCTGAATAACTCACTGATTCCTGATCGTTGGATGAATATTCAGCGATCAAGATTATAACAAAGTTTCAATACATACGGCACTTTTTAACTGTTGTATGGGGACTCATCCAGTACTATTTGTCTAAAAGTGATTATGACAAGTTTGGAAATATTAAGGTAATCGAATTATtgctaaaatattattataaatgacGAATCTTGAAACAACAAAGACatgaatacatatattaattgttGGCGCGTAAAATAGTATCGATACCGATGCAAGATAAAATGAATGATGTATCTTAAATCATTCGTGAAAAAGACTATCtataaatgattattttttgaTACTGTGATAAGAtgataaaattatgtatattaaattattcccGCATAATCTAGTTATAATTCTTCCACGGTCAATGATTTAAACTATTTACTACaattaactaaaattaatattaggTAAATGGTTTTAAATACATATTCTACAATCTAAGTGTTTATATGATCAACAAATGACAAACCTACAAACAAAATAGCGATAAAATGACGTATAGTCTAGTattcttattataaattattggtTCATGACAAATCCTGAAACATGATAGACACATGCTTATGTATTAAACTGTTCTCACAATGATCAAGTCCTCATTCTCTTGTTATTAGAATCGTTAAAAATTTTCTGTAAATTTGTACATGATTATTGTATCATCATTCTCTTATAGtagaattttgaatttgaaatcgtTACAAATTTCTTACAAATGTGTATATGATTATTATATCTCATTTTGTTGCAGAAGAATCTGGAAACCCGTGTTATGATTGACATAAAACCCGTATTATGATTGCCAAAAATTTACTGTAAacctaattatttataaatcttgTTATGCTTGTTATATCCTTCCTAGATTTGTTAACATACATCTTATTGTAGCAAACCATTATTTTTTTCTCTTAAATATTAAGAATAACGCTCTTAGCATAATTCTAAAATATCATACTATTTAATGAActtgataaatttatattatacaaTGATATAATGATGTATTTTTAACCAAATATCATATACAAAATGTATCATAAagaatatattagaataattattgactgtattataaaatttaaaaattataaaatttaaaataaataaaattacatattaaaactcattgttaaagatcaaatcttACAAGAGGTAGACAGGTAGTAGTAAATTAGTAATTGCTGATTTAAcacactactccctccgtcccagtcaatagtatacattgggggacgggggcgcggcacggactttaatgcttcaatatagtatagttctgtaaattatttttaaaattttctttttctgtataaaagtataacatttatacttttatacaaaaaaagaaaatcttaaaaataaattgtacaactatgttttataagtgtCTTAAAAAGcttgtcgagcagtgaaaaagaaacgtatacaattgactgggacagagggagtacaaatcTTCCTCTTTGTTAGAGTCAAGAAAAACACAAAATCCATTGACTAGTTGGACCAAAGATTGCCCCGAAACAATCGTAGTAGCGCCCCCAGCTTAATCTGAACAATCACATCCGTTAACGCATGACCGTCAAAATCAAGGGTACAGATTGTGTCAGCTTCACCCACGTGGCATAGTGTCCAGATTGCGAGTGTACTAGGTACATGTCATTCCTAATAAACCCTTTTTTTCTATTTCTTTCTCAATCTTTATCCTACATATACACTCACACACtctctactccctccgtcccagtcatttgtatacaaatggctgggacacggagaccaagaaattgtgtaaaaaatgagtaaagttagatgaaaagtgagtatagtggtgggacccatttatatttaatgatatatttgagatagtggaggaaattagtgggtgtaatagtgtttatattattatagaatggagatagtggaagaaagtagttggtgtaatgattttttatattataaaagtttactacttttggaatgtatacaattgatgggacgtcccaaaaaggaaactgtatacaattgattgggacggagggagtacattgcagcagtaaaataaaataaaagcagcagcagtctctctctctctctctccctctcttctcTCTGTCTGTGTCGAAGGCTCAAGGTgtcctctctctccctctctctctctctctctcatctctctctctctctccctcccatctctctctctctctctctctctccccccctctctctctctcttctctctctctttctctctctctctctccctcacaaCTGATCTTATTGAATTACTAAAATTCATGTGTTTTGCATCTGTTTTATCTATCTTCTTTATGTATACAGTTTAATCGGATTTTATGATGCAGAAATGATtgaaagattgaatcttttgtTGATTTTTGTGTTAAAGATTGAAATGGGTGTTTGCATTTGGGCACCGAAAGGGTTTCTGATCATTTCtgtgattcttgatttttagGGTTCTGTGATATGAGATGGGGAGTCTCGGCGAGAAAAAGACAagtaaaattgatgatttttcaaacgGGTTGGTTTGGGTCCGAAGGAGAAACGGGTCGTGGTGGCCGGGTCGGGTTCTGAGTCCGGATGAGCTGCCGGAAAGCAGCTCGACTCCACAGAGATCTGGGACTCCGGTCAAGCTTCTTGGGAGAAAGGATGCTAGTGTGtaagttttttttgttttcactttttaattttaattaaattaattgtttcattatttaattgaattaattattttgtttattcaactgaataaaatatttaattattttaatactttaattgactcgtttatttatttgaatgaatttatttattaaattaattgaattatttattaattttaaattatgattacatgtgtgtgtgtgtgtgtgtttgtgtttgtttgttaTGGGGAGGGGATGATGGTGTTTTTGGGGTTAAACTTTGTATTTAATTTGAGGTTTGTGCTGCTGTGGTAATATATGTGTAGAAAATCTTGACTATTTGAATGTTTAAGGAGAATGTGTTGTTTCTTTAAATGAAAATGTTAATGTTTTTGCATACATGAATTtgtggtttttttttgtttttttattcttGAGATCAAGGCATGCCTTGAATTTGGAGTTTCATCATATCTAGAAGTGATTATGTGATGCGCACGCATCTAGGGCATACGATAGGTCTTGGTCACCAAAATCTTCGTTGTGGTTGTATTTATAATGATAGAAAAAACCTGCCCTCTAGGCAAAATTGATGCCGTAAGATACTTGATACGTTACTTTTATCTTCAGTGAAAGATAAATTATTACCAAGTAAATTTCTATGATGTAAGTACTTTGATAATCTGTTTATCTTTCCTTTTTTTATTGCTTATTCCTGGTATGTCATATATACCTGAAGTTTGTCACTCCTATCGAAAGTGTGTGTCTTCTTCTAATTCATTCTATATATTGGTTGACAAGGGCCCTTGATATTTTCTTGCAGAGACTGGTATAATCTGCAAAAATCAATACGGATTAAGGCGTTTCGTTGCGGAGAATTTGAACAGTGTATTGAAAGTGCTAAGGCTTCTGCAACTGGCCCTTCTAAGagaggggtgaaatatgcacGAAGGGAAGATGCAATTCTTGATGCTCTTGAGATTGAAAGTGGTCGACAATCCAAAGATCAGCCTGACATTTGCTCAAACGTAAACAGACCTAGTAATGAAGAAGTGGATAGGAAGGAGTCCCCTCCAGTTTCACTGGATGATGTTGAAACTAATCACATTGCTGAAGAATTAATCAGTTCCAAGGATAAGCCAATGTTAGGACATGAATTGTCTCATTCTGGTGTGTCATTTCAAGAGGTGAAAACACAGGGGCAATCTTCTCTGGGAATGCGAAGGAAAAATCCGAACGATTCAGAAGATGATGGGACAGAAAAGAAGAAGCGAATGAGAGGAATTGATGACCTTGGTGTAGGCGTAAATTCATCTGCCAAAAGGAAGAGATCTTTAAATCCAGATGTTCAAGCATTTCTAAAGAAGAGAAGCCGCAGCCGTCAGCTAACAAAGGTTCTGGAAAGTACACCTGTGGTCAAGGTTCCTGTTATTAGTGAACATGTTTCCTGTCCAACTAAATCATCCATTCTTGGAGCATCTCACAGCAAGGTGTCTAGGTTAGAGTCTATTGAATCTAAGGGAAGTCTTTCAATGGTTATTAACAATAACTCAGATAGCACTGGAGAAAATGGAACCTCTTTCAATGCATCTAAACAGGCCAATCATGCTGTTCTTCTCAGTTGCAAACAGAAAGAGAATGAAATTTCTAGCACAAGGCAAGCTGACGGTGATTCTTCCAACAGATTAGTTGATGTGACTTTGGTTGGAGAGGATCTTGCAGGTATGgtgaattattattttgtatgtGTTTTGGTTAAAATATGCTTTTGTTCTTGCCAAGTGTTGTTAGTTTAACTTTAATTATAAAAGCTGATTAGAGATTGCACTTTCTTATTCACATATATTGAAGCAATTGCGAATAATCTATCTGAAGTTCTAACAAAATTTTCGTGTGCCGATTGTTTATTCTCAATTGTAATAATAATGATTCCGagttggtgtgtgtgtgtgtgtgtgtgtgtgtgtgtgagtgagGTTTATGCTCACCGATGATCACagattgttatttttatttgttcaatTATGACTTGCTAATCTTTTTCTATGTGCGCGTGTTATCACTTTTAGGTATGGTAATTCAAATCTAATATTTCCTATCCTACAGTGCTTGTGCCACATCTGTTCTAGTGATATCTCTTGGATTTTTTTAGCCTATGCCCACTGCCAGTAGTGATTATATATCTTTCTTTGCGCATTCTATATATCCTCATTTAAGAATGTTTCTCTAATACGGACATGCCAATTTTGTTCCAATAGGTTTTACGTCAGTATTCGTACCTTGTGCAACTCAGAACCCTCAGGTACCTGCCAGAGCTCATTCAAGTCGAAGCAGGCAAGTTGAAGAGGAGGAACTTAACGAGACTGCTTCAACAAGCTCAGGTGCTTCAAAGTGGCTGTCTAAGGGGAGAAGGAAGTTGAGAACTAGCAGAAAATCAAATGGCTGCTTGACAGTTCTTAAGCCTGTGGTGGATGGTGCTGCCCTCATATCCAAAGAGGCTTTCCAGATAAAGTCTGAACCGGTGACAGATGACCAGATAGATGACATACAGGACTGGGGAAAGCGTATCCTACATACAACTCCTCAGATGGTGGTGCCAAAAACGGAGTTGGCCCCATCTCAAAGGTTGCTCCCTTACCGCCAATCCCGGTATACGATGAACCCGAGATATCAATCCTCTGCTTTCACTCCTAGAGTGTATGATCCCGACTCGAGTTTGTATGAAGTTAAAGTGGTAGTGGAAGCTAGCTCTCAGCATCGCCCTCCGCATGTTCCCTATACCTCTGTAATGAGTGAACTGACTGGTGAATCCATCATCGGTTATCCTCTTACGGTGGAGGTTTTGGGTGAAGGCTCTTTTGAGCAGAAGCCCAATCTTACCGGACAAAAAAATCCTGGGAGGAGCCGACTTGCGTGCTCAACCGGTGAAGCACCCATGCCCCGGAAAAATGGGGTAGTGCCGAAAAAGACGAGGAAGTTGTCCTCGATAAGTGGTTCTCACAGGGACCCTGTTAAGGGGAAGAAACGGGGCCCCCGGAAAGTCAACAGACCGTCTTTATCCTGTATTCCACTAAATGTGGTTTTTAGCAGGATAAATGCAGCAATCAACTGAGCGGCTGCAGGAAAACggtctttttctttctttacaaTAGGATTCCATACATCTGAATAGGAGATTcaaattatgtttttagaatGCTATAAATTCAGTACTATGTACATTCTGCTCAGCACAGATAGATCTTTGTGCTTATGATACATGTTGGGGAACCCTTTAGCTTAGCTGGTTTTTGGGCGCGTTGAGTATATCTGTTAGTTTATGATATATGTCGAAGAACCCTTTGGCTTAGCTGTTTTTAGCTGCGCTGTGTATATCTCTCAGTTTCTAGAGTTGTGAATGTGATGTTATCTGATTCTTTGGGTTTTAATCAGTTAACATCTCACTCAGCTCGAAAtagaatatatttgaaatatattttcttggtttcgaaatatatttttcagaggAAGAGCAGTGAAATCTAAGGATCAAGAGGCCTAGAAATGTTCTCTGCCTTAAGAATCTGTTCCCCTGTTCTCCTCTAAATTCTATTCTATTTCAAGTTAAACTTTGCAAAAGAAAAGGTGGGCTAGTTTCTTTCTGTGCATGATACTAAAGAAAAGCCAGGAAGATGATATTTGGT
Coding sequences:
- the LOC108220052 gene encoding uncharacterized protein At1g51745, whose amino-acid sequence is MGSLGEKKTSKIDDFSNGLVWVRRRNGSWWPGRVLSPDELPESSSTPQRSGTPVKLLGRKDASVDWYNLQKSIRIKAFRCGEFEQCIESAKASATGPSKRGVKYARREDAILDALEIESGRQSKDQPDICSNVNRPSNEEVDRKESPPVSLDDVETNHIAEELISSKDKPMLGHELSHSGVSFQEVKTQGQSSLGMRRKNPNDSEDDGTEKKKRMRGIDDLGVGVNSSAKRKRSLNPDVQAFLKKRSRSRQLTKVLESTPVVKVPVISEHVSCPTKSSILGASHSKVSRLESIESKGSLSMVINNNSDSTGENGTSFNASKQANHAVLLSCKQKENEISSTRQADGDSSNRLVDVTLVGEDLAGFTSVFVPCATQNPQVPARAHSSRSRQVEEEELNETASTSSGASKWLSKGRRKLRTSRKSNGCLTVLKPVVDGAALISKEAFQIKSEPVTDDQIDDIQDWGKRILHTTPQMVVPKTELAPSQRLLPYRQSRYTMNPRYQSSAFTPRVYDPDSSLYEVKVVVEASSQHRPPHVPYTSVMSELTGESIIGYPLTVEVLGEGSFEQKPNLTGQKNPGRSRLACSTGEAPMPRKNGVVPKKTRKLSSISGSHRDPVKGKKRGPRKVNRPSLSCIPLNVVFSRINAAIN